The sequence TAACTGCTACAGGAAAACAGATTTTACTTATAGTAAGTTTCCAATACCATCTTTTGTTAAAAAACCCGCTTAGTAATTTATTTTTCAGTTTGTTCATAATCAATTTTCCCTTATCATTCTCTTGCATGCTCTTTGTTTTATAAAAAAAATATTTAATACAAAGTATAATCTTTTTTAAATCATTTTTTTTAAAAACAATTGCAAGTTTTTTTTGCATACCATCGGAAATCTTTCTTGATGTCTGAAAATAGGTTTCATAAGATTAAGTGAACATTAAAAAATAATGAATTAAAATAAAATGACAGGGGGATTTAATATAATGGCTCAACAAAAAAGAAGCATGCAGTCCAAAGTGTTACGGGGAATTTTTTTTACACTATTGGGATTAACAATTGTTATAACATTTCTAAGCGCGGCAGGCACGATTTGCGCGGCCTTTAATACTGAAAAATACAAAGAGATGGCACCGCTAATTCCCTACAAGCCGCTCTATCAGGCATTTGTCGTTATAGGCTTTGCGACAGGAGCATGGGGAATCAGTGCAATGGTATCTTTAGTACGCGGCAATCCAACTGCATACCGAAACACTTTGTGGATGCTTCTGGTTGGCGCATTATCAGCAGGGGTACATATGGCAGTATCACAGGCAGTCCGAGGTAAAGCTGTTCCCATTAATATACGCTTCTATGTGACAGCAATTACTCTTCTTGCATTTCTTCTGCTCCGCATCCCTCCATTAAGGGAGAAAACAAACTTTTTAGATTCTTCCGGTAGTGCCGGATCGGGGGGTCCATCAGCGGGGATTGCCCTTATAATCTGCAGCATAATAACATTCACAACTAAATTCTGGGTTGGGACAACTCACTTTTCTTTAGATGGAGAAAACTGGGTGAGTGCTTTCAGCCTTCCTTTATACATTGCAGGAACCGGAATGCTGATTGCAGGGATCGCTTTGTTAATTCCTTTTAGGAAGCCATTTATAAAAGCAATTAAGATACAAATAGCAGATCATCTTTTACGGAAAGAAGCAGAAGTTAAGACTATTCTCTAATAGTCATCTGCAATTACCGGAGTATCTTTATTTCAGGTTTCTGGTGACGAGTCTGAATTATTTTAGCTCGTTAAATGTTAAAACTGTCCTGTGGAAAGATTGTCTTCTGGGCATGAAGCTTACTTGCAACTATAAAATATCTTATGGGCTTTACCCTTTCGAGAAATTCATTTGTATCACAGCCATTTTTTCTGACAATCTCTTTCATATCATTAAGAAGACTATGGTCATTGCTTAAAATAGTAAAAACTTCGTCAATGTTGAGATTAAGCTGCTTTAAAATCTCCATCAGTTCATAAATAGTTATTTCTGATGAAATGTTCTGGTCAGGGTTTCCCCATATTCCATATTGATGTGTTCCATCGACTGTTTCGAAAGGAGGTCTTGTTATATTGAAAAGAAGATAAGCTATTTTGGAAAAATGCATCTTATTGGGAAGGCTTATTACTATTTTTCCGTCATCTTTCAAATACTCTATATGTCTAAGGAGTAAAGATTTTACGTTTTTTTCTTTGCCCAACCGGTCATTATAGATTATGCAATCAAATTTATTTTCTGCTGACTGGGTACTCAGAAGACTTTTTTCATCAGTTAAAACCGCGTCTAAGCGTCTTGTAGCATCGATTACACTTTCACTATCCGGGTTCAATCCAATTATTTCAGTATGAGAATCTGATTTAATCGCTGCACCCAAAGTTCCATTTTCACACCACACATCAAGAACTCTTTTATTTTTTTCATCTTTGCTCTTTAATATCTGAACTGTTTTTTCCCTTAGATTTCTTAAACGAACTCTTCTGTCAATGAGGGAGCTGTCAAGGTCTATTATCATCTTATAAAGAGCAATGAATATGTCTTTATCAACAGGAGAAAGAATTTTTTTCTCTGCAATTGTTTGAGGGGTTACCGTCTTCATACAGTACAAGCTATCATCCCATTTATCCCCATCTATATACCCGGCTTTAACAGAATCATCCCACAACCTTGTTTCAGGATAGGGAGTTGCAATATTTACTCCGATTTCAGTAAGCCCAACATTTTTTATGAAATTATATGTCATAAGAATATCGTCTTTGCTCTCGCAGGGAACTCCTAAAACAAAAGAGCCTAACACCTCAAATCCTTTATCAATCCCAAGTTTTACTGCTTTTATTATTTTCTCATGGGTAACCTTCCCGCATTTGAGATAATTTAACACCTCCGGAGACCCTGATTCCATACCAAAACTTATCCTAAAAACATTCATCTTTCTTAAAGCATCAGCTATATCAGAAGTGAATAGATTTACATTTGCAAGGCACTCGAAGCGGACCTTCTTATTCAGTCCTTCAGCACATATCCGCTCGCTTATTTCTATAGTCCTCTTCTTGTCAGCAATAAACAAATCATCATATATGAGCATATAATCTCTATTGTATGTTTCAACTATATGTTTTATCTCGCTTACCACTCTTTCGGGAGAAAAAAATCGAGGATATTTCCAGAGCGCCGACGGAGAACAAAAAACACATTTGTAAGGACAGCCCCTTGATGTCATTATATGGCCGGGGCCCTCAGCGTTAATTGAAAGTAAATCCCAGTCAGGAAACGGGATTTTATCCATAGGTTCTATCAGATCACGTTCTTTTGTTGTAATCGGTTTGCCATCTTTCCAGAAGACGATTCCATTTATTCCTTCATCTGCAAGCTTTCCTTTTGTTATGAAATTGCTGATAAGCTCTAAAATTGTTTCCTCACCTTCGCCTATTACACCAATATCTATCCATTCAGGAAGTTCCTGCGGAAGAAGTGTTATATGGTTGCCTCCAATTATGAGCGGTTTATTGAATTTATCTTTTATAAACTTTGCTTTTTTCACAACCTTGTTAAAGGTTTCTGTGGTAGAGGTGAAACCTATAATATCAGGATCTAATCTTGTGATATCATCAACAATTCCATCTCCCCAAAAAGACAAGCTTATTTCTATTCCAGGAAGGTATTTTTTTAGAAAAGAAGAGATATATCCAAGCCCGAGCTTTGGTCTCGAATTATTCATTTTTTCATCATTAACCAAATGTAGCCTCATATATGCTCCCCTGATAATTAAAAATTAGTTATAATTAAATTAATGTGGAAAATGTCGTAATTTTGGACACTTTACTTTATATATTCTCACATTTTATTTTATAACCTTTGAAAAAGTCCATTACTATCAAAAATAGTTAAAATATTTCAGATAAATAGACGCCAGCAGAATGACAAAGAGCTTGAGGGTTCTTGTAACTTAATTTTTATTCTAAGATGCTATCTTGAGATTGATTATGGCCAAAAAGTCCCATAATGTCGGATTTTAAGACATTTTTTATTTTTATAATTCAAAGAGTTAGCAACAACTGACAAAAGTGTCGGAAATTTGAACGCTTTATAAGCTTTAATTTAAAAAATAGACGAGAACAACAATATTTATAAAATAAATTTATATCTTTAATATCAATTAGTTATATGCTTAAAATTCTTTTATTAAATACTTGGCATCTATCTTGCTATTTAGACAAATGGAATATAATAAAAGTTGAGTAATTGAGTTATCTATCTGATGAAGGGAGAACAAAATGAAGATAAAGAAATGGGTAAGATTAATGGTATTAGGTTTATGTGTAATGACTTTGTCAACATTTGGAGTCATTTCAGGAGCAAATGCAACCCTGTGGACACTTACCGATACTAATTCAACAGTTACAATTGATTCCCAATCACAAACTGGAATGTCTAATTGGGTTGTTGATGGTATAGACAATCTATTTCAGCAGTGGTTCTGGTATGGAATAGGGACAGGACCTGAATTTTCAATAGATACTTTGACACTAACAAGCGAAACACTTTATTCTCCAAGCATTTTAGATTTGGTATATCAGAATAATTTGATTTCTGTAGATGTCATCTATTTTCTTACAGGCGGCTCTATCGGAAGCGGGAACTCTGATGTTGGAGAAACAATTGTAATAAAAAATTTAACTGAAACATCCCTCAATCTTCGTTTCTTTCAATATACAGATTTTGATTTAGGCGGCACTCCAAATGATGATACTGCGTACAGGTCAAATGCCAACACCATGCACCAGACAGATGGAAGTGGCTATACTTTTAGTGAAGTAGTAGGCGCACCAGCTGCTTCACATTATCAGGTTGACATATTTCCAACAACTCTGAATGCGTTGAATGATTTATTGCCAACAACCCTTTTAGATAATCCAGGTCCTGTTACCGGTGATGTAACATTTGCATGGCAATGGAACACGGTTATAAATCCAAGGGGATCTTTCATAATAAGCAAAGACAAACTAATAGACGTAAACCCTGTACCTGAACCAGCAACAATATTGCTTATTGGCGCAGGCTTGATGGGAGTTTATGCAGTATCAAGAAAAAGAGGGTAAGTAGTTCAATTTTTTGATATCTTATAATTTTTTTGAACAGGTGGGTGGGGATAATGAAGAGGGTTTTATATAAAGGTCAATTAGGTTTTGTGATATTAGCACTATTGGTGATTCTTACCATCACTTCAACGTCTAATGCAACAGTATGGACATTAATGAACAACAATTCTACGGTTCAGATTGACTCACAATCACAAAGCGGGATGTTCAATTGGAATGTAGATGGCGTAGACCATATGTTCCAGCAATGGTTCTGGTACAGGATAGGAACAAATCCAGAGAGCTCTATTGACACATTGACGCTTGGTAGCCAGACATTAATAGCTCCTAATATTCTCAAACTTTCATACAGCAATGCTAAGGTAGCTATCGATGTAACATATGTATTATCAGGCGGAACAACTGGAAGCAAAACATCAGATGTTGGAGAATCAATAAGAATTAAAAATAAAACCACATCTGCTCTGGATATGCACTTTTTCCAGTATACTGATTTTGATTTAGGTGGCACTCCAAATGATGATACGGCAGTTCGCAGTAACGCTAATACTATTCTGCAAACTGATGCAAATGGAACTTACTTTAGTGAAGTTGTTGCTACCCCCCAGGCAAATCACTATGAGATTGCCGAGTATCCGACAATTAAGAACTTGTTGAATGACACATATCCTTCCACCCTTAGTGACAATGGTGGTCCTGTTACAGGAAATGTATCATTTGCATGGGAATGGGATAGAGTGCTGTCAGCAGGTGGAACTCTATTAATAAGCAAAGATAAAATTATAGATGTAAATCCTGTTCCTGAGCCAGCAACAATTTTATTGATTGGCATCGGTTTAGTAGGCACATTTGCAATATCAAGACGCAAGCATTAATAAATCAAAAGATTAATTTCAAAAGACAGTTTGGAAATTTCAGACTGTCTTTTTTTTAATGTTCTGATATGAGTTTCGCTGACAAATTATTATGACAACAATAAGTTATTATTAAATATTCATAAGAAAAAAATTATGCCTCTTCCAAAATGCACTGAGAGCTGCAGCAATAAGAGCCTGAATCAAATATGTTATAGGGGAACTAAAAACTTTCCACAAGATTGCCCTACTTGTCAGGAACCTGAAATAATGGAAGCAGCGCTCACCAAGTATAAAAATGACGCCAAAGTGGAAAAGATCTTTCAGGCTGCTGCAAAAGTTGAAAGCCAGGGGTATTGCAAGTGGACAAGAGTGCAAGAGTCATTGGAGTTTGCAAAACTATATGGAGCCAGAAAAATTGGGATAGCTTCATGCGTTGGACTTATGACTGAAACATCTCTGCTTGCAGGACTATTTGAAAAGAACGGTTTTGAAGTCTTAAGTGCCTGTTGTAAAACCGGTTCCTTCGACAAGACAGAAGCGGGAATAGCAGAAAAAGATAAAATCAGGCCTTCACAATTCGAAGCAACCTGCAATCCAATTGCTCAGGCAGAACTCTGTAATAAATTCGAGACCGATTTTAACTTTCTTATGGGGCTATGCATAGGACATGATTCCCTCTTCATAATGCATTCAAAAGCTCCTGTATCCTACATAGTCGTAAAAGACAGGGTAACAGGTCATAATCCGGCGGCAGTTTTTCTCACAGCCGGAACCTATTACAGAAAACTCTTTGAAGGAAAGTAATTTCCAACCATAAAAATACGGACTATCAGGAATTTTCAGAATTGAGAATCCAAGGAAATAATGTTCTTTTTTCTTTTATCATCGCAATAAAAACATCAATTACTTTTTCTGAGCAGTTTTCGCGGTAAATTTCATATTGAAAACGTTTATCTGATTTCTTGATAAACCTAATCCCAAAAATTTTCCGTTTTTTGAAAAAAAGATTTAAGAAGAAAACACCTACTTCATATTCATTCAATTTTTTTTCAGAGAAAAGATAAGGCCTATTAACCTCAGGATTAATTGCAGAAACTATTTTTTTTATATCAGTATTTTCTAAAAGCTTACTGAAATTCAATAACCTCGCAAGATAAAAGAGCGTAAAAATATCTTTTCTCGAAAATTCCTCAGTTTCAATTGGGAATGCCGGACTTCTAAGCCTTAATAAGTCGGTTGATGAGTCAAATAACCCTTTTTTTGAATATTCATTAAAAAGAGGAGTTCCTATTACCGGATAAAAGATACTGGCACCAATAAGACATGGTATCTCTGCAAGAAATAAAAGATCATCAATCATCCCTTTAATAGTCTGCCCGGGAACTCCAAGGAAAACATATGCAGTCACTTTTAAGTTTGATTTGTATGCAAGATTTAATGCATTTAAAAAATCTTTTACCTTATCAATCCTTCCAAGCTTGGTTCTTATTGTTTCATCCTTGCTTGCAAATGTTAGATTTATATTTTCAAATCCTGCACGTTTCATTTTTTTCAGAATTGGCTCGCTCAAGACAGATGGAAAAATTCCATTCATGGCATATAGTCTTAATTTTCTTTCACCAACATTCTCTGTTATGAGGTCAAGCACCTCTTCAAAAACTTCCTGGTCATAACCCAAATTATCATCTTCAAAATCAAAAGCCTCTATTCCAAGTTCTTTTCTACAGTACATGATCTCATCTATTATTTTTTGAGGAGACCTTGTCCTTAAACTGCATCCCATAGCAATTTTTACAGAGCAAAAAGTGCAGGGAAAGGGACATCCTCTGCTCGTAAAAATCTTAGTTGAACGAGTTCTCCCGATTTTATAAGATTCTGTGTGCAAAATTTCCCTGTCTGGAAAGGGAAGCAGGTCCAGGTTATCAATCCAATTTACCTTGGGATTTATTTTTATTTGCCCATCAACCTTGTACCCTATACCGTCAATATTAGATATGCTGGATGGTTTTTCATTTTTTATAGCCTCCAACAACAAAGGAAGACTTTCTTCACCTTCACCTATTATCACATAATCAACATAAGGGTTTTTGAGCAGTTCAAAAGGCATAGAGCTTGCGTGAACTCCCCCCATTATGACGATATTTTTTTTGTCAGCCTTCTTAATTATTCCGGCAACCTTTAACGCTTCACCATGATAGGTTGAAAACATCGTTGAAATTCCAAAGATATGTGCCCCGCATTTCTTTATTTCATTTTCTATCTCTTCAAAAGAACGGCCAAAATGATAAAAATGCCCGAATAGTTTGAAGGGACTTAAATTGCCAGGGATGTAAAATTCTTTAAGGTATTGGAGCGATGATGGCAGTTCTATAGCATATTTTTTTGAACCAGCCTGGCAGTCAAGAATCTTCGCAGAAAAACCATTTTCTTTAAGGCTTGCAGCAAGGTATGCAAGACCGATTGGCTCAGTTCGCTGACAGGTCTGATAAAAGTCTTCAACTGGAGGTTGAATCAAAAGAATTTCCAATATATTTACCTTCCCTTACTTTGCAAAAAAAATATCCAATATAAAAACTGTCCTGCAAAGTTATAACCAAAGGAATATTAAAATGGTGTAGCAGAAAAAACCAACAGAGCAATTTTATTGCCGGGCAACCCGGAATCCTATTAGGTATAGCCTGAAAGCGGGAGCAAATCTGTAACGGTAAGAACACCGGAGATACCATGCTCTACTTGACCAGGATCCTCCGCGAAGAACTTTAACGCTTCCTGAAGATGGTCCATTAGGTTTTTCTTTGATATCGTTCTTATAATAATCGCCATCATACCAGTCTGAACACCACTCCCACACATTACCGTTCATATCATATAATCCCAGACTATTGGGCGGATAAGACTTGGCCGGAGCAGTATTGATGTACCTATCATTATGATTCTTGTCTGCCCATGTAAAACTTGTATTCGAATCTGCATAGTTGCAATTAGAGCCATCAGGCTCGCTATTGCCCCATGAGTACTTAATTTTCTTCCCGCCTTCCCTTGCCGCAAACTCCCATTCAGCCTCTGAAGGCAATCGATATTTTAACCCGCTCCTCTTTGAAAGCCATTCAGTAAAAGCCACTGCATCATTCCAGGATACTCCCACAACAGGATAATCATCGGATTGAGAAAAACCGGGTTTGTCCCAATATAACCCTATTTGCGAAATCCATAGTGAGCCGTTCCAGGCATACATGCCTTCTCCATTTTCTGCTTCTGTCATATAGCCAGTGGCTTTCACAAACTCCCTGAACTGACCCACTGTAACTTCTGATTCAGATAAATAGAAATCATCAACGCTGACTCTATGCACAGGTTTCTCATCTTCATCACCTTCATCAAAGGTATCTCCAATATCAAATTTTCCTCCTTTGATGAATATCATCTTCATCCCTGCAGATAATGTTTTGTCCTCCATTATCTCAGTTGGTTGCAGAGATACACTTTCTTTTCCATTTTTTTGTGTGAACATAGAACATCCAGCTTGTACTGACATAATACTAATAATCAAAAGGAATAAAAAAATGTTATTTTTTAAAAAGTGTTTCATGGAAAAATCCCTTATTTAAAAAAATCTATTTTGTATTATTTAATATTAACCTTCTTTGATACTCCTATGTTGTTGGACTCGTTTGACTCAATCACCGTATAATCTTTATCGCAAAATACTTTAAAATAGTATTTCCCCGGAGCCTTATTTGCATTCCATTTATATGTCACGGTCTGGCTTCCATTCTTATTTAATTTATTGATTTTTTTTGCTCCGAGAATTTCGTCTCCATCTACAGAAGCGTTCTTATTCACTGATAAATAGAAATTTATTTTTGAAGCATTACTCTTCGCTTTACCTTTATTTTGAACAGCTGCCTTAACACTTATCATCATTCCTTTTTTTATATTAAGTGGAGTCGAGCTAACTGATTTAACTATAAGGTCTGGCAGTTTCTTTACAACAGTTCCTGTCTGTGTAACATTTTTGGTAATTCCTTCTACTGTAATAATAGCGCTTCGTGGATTCGTGTCTGAATTTGCTGCGACTGTATAACTAATTACTGCGCTGCCGCTGCCGCTCACAGTTGGGGTTATTACAAGCCAATCTGAGTCGCTTAGGGCTGTCCAGTCGCATCCATCAGATGTTGTTATGCTTATAGTTCCGCTACCTCCAGAAGAATCAAAAGAGCTGTTTGGCAATAAAACAGAATAATTGCACACATTCCCTGAATACACGAAATTGGCGACCGTGCTTTTTGTGTTATTTATCGTGAGCGCATTGTATGCTGAATCCGGTTCATTTACATCTTTTCCTATTGGATAGCTTTCGTAGG is a genomic window of Candidatus Schekmanbacteria bacterium containing:
- a CDS encoding DUF1847 domain-containing protein; translation: MPLPKCTESCSNKSLNQICYRGTKNFPQDCPTCQEPEIMEAALTKYKNDAKVEKIFQAAAKVESQGYCKWTRVQESLEFAKLYGARKIGIASCVGLMTETSLLAGLFEKNGFEVLSACCKTGSFDKTEAGIAEKDKIRPSQFEATCNPIAQAELCNKFETDFNFLMGLCIGHDSLFIMHSKAPVSYIVVKDRVTGHNPAAVFLTAGTYYRKLFEGK
- a CDS encoding PEP-CTERM sorting domain-containing protein, which translates into the protein MKIKKWVRLMVLGLCVMTLSTFGVISGANATLWTLTDTNSTVTIDSQSQTGMSNWVVDGIDNLFQQWFWYGIGTGPEFSIDTLTLTSETLYSPSILDLVYQNNLISVDVIYFLTGGSIGSGNSDVGETIVIKNLTETSLNLRFFQYTDFDLGGTPNDDTAYRSNANTMHQTDGSGYTFSEVVGAPAASHYQVDIFPTTLNALNDLLPTTLLDNPGPVTGDVTFAWQWNTVINPRGSFIISKDKLIDVNPVPEPATILLIGAGLMGVYAVSRKRG
- a CDS encoding PEP-CTERM sorting domain-containing protein: MILALLVILTITSTSNATVWTLMNNNSTVQIDSQSQSGMFNWNVDGVDHMFQQWFWYRIGTNPESSIDTLTLGSQTLIAPNILKLSYSNAKVAIDVTYVLSGGTTGSKTSDVGESIRIKNKTTSALDMHFFQYTDFDLGGTPNDDTAVRSNANTILQTDANGTYFSEVVATPQANHYEIAEYPTIKNLLNDTYPSTLSDNGGPVTGNVSFAWEWDRVLSAGGTLLISKDKIIDVNPVPEPATILLIGIGLVGTFAISRRKH
- a CDS encoding radical SAM protein — translated: MNNSRPKLGLGYISSFLKKYLPGIEISLSFWGDGIVDDITRLDPDIIGFTSTTETFNKVVKKAKFIKDKFNKPLIIGGNHITLLPQELPEWIDIGVIGEGEETILELISNFITKGKLADEGINGIVFWKDGKPITTKERDLIEPMDKIPFPDWDLLSINAEGPGHIMTSRGCPYKCVFCSPSALWKYPRFFSPERVVSEIKHIVETYNRDYMLIYDDLFIADKKRTIEISERICAEGLNKKVRFECLANVNLFTSDIADALRKMNVFRISFGMESGSPEVLNYLKCGKVTHEKIIKAVKLGIDKGFEVLGSFVLGVPCESKDDILMTYNFIKNVGLTEIGVNIATPYPETRLWDDSVKAGYIDGDKWDDSLYCMKTVTPQTIAEKKILSPVDKDIFIALYKMIIDLDSSLIDRRVRLRNLREKTVQILKSKDEKNKRVLDVWCENGTLGAAIKSDSHTEIIGLNPDSESVIDATRRLDAVLTDEKSLLSTQSAENKFDCIIYNDRLGKEKNVKSLLLRHIEYLKDDGKIVISLPNKMHFSKIAYLLFNITRPPFETVDGTHQYGIWGNPDQNISSEITIYELMEILKQLNLNIDEVFTILSNDHSLLNDMKEIVRKNGCDTNEFLERVKPIRYFIVASKLHAQKTIFPQDSFNI
- a CDS encoding cobalamin B12-binding domain-containing protein, which produces MEILLIQPPVEDFYQTCQRTEPIGLAYLAASLKENGFSAKILDCQAGSKKYAIELPSSLQYLKEFYIPGNLSPFKLFGHFYHFGRSFEEIENEIKKCGAHIFGISTMFSTYHGEALKVAGIIKKADKKNIVIMGGVHASSMPFELLKNPYVDYVIIGEGEESLPLLLEAIKNEKPSSISNIDGIGYKVDGQIKINPKVNWIDNLDLLPFPDREILHTESYKIGRTRSTKIFTSRGCPFPCTFCSVKIAMGCSLRTRSPQKIIDEIMYCRKELGIEAFDFEDDNLGYDQEVFEEVLDLITENVGERKLRLYAMNGIFPSVLSEPILKKMKRAGFENINLTFASKDETIRTKLGRIDKVKDFLNALNLAYKSNLKVTAYVFLGVPGQTIKGMIDDLLFLAEIPCLIGASIFYPVIGTPLFNEYSKKGLFDSSTDLLRLRSPAFPIETEEFSRKDIFTLFYLARLLNFSKLLENTDIKKIVSAINPEVNRPYLFSEKKLNEYEVGVFFLNLFFKKRKIFGIRFIKKSDKRFQYEIYRENCSEKVIDVFIAMIKEKRTLFPWILNSENS
- a CDS encoding formylglycine-generating enzyme family protein, whose translation is MFTQKNGKESVSLQPTEIMEDKTLSAGMKMIFIKGGKFDIGDTFDEGDEDEKPVHRVSVDDFYLSESEVTVGQFREFVKATGYMTEAENGEGMYAWNGSLWISQIGLYWDKPGFSQSDDYPVVGVSWNDAVAFTEWLSKRSGLKYRLPSEAEWEFAAREGGKKIKYSWGNSEPDGSNCNYADSNTSFTWADKNHNDRYINTAPAKSYPPNSLGLYDMNGNVWEWCSDWYDGDYYKNDIKEKPNGPSSGSVKVLRGGSWSSRAWYLRCSYRYRFAPAFRLYLIGFRVARQ